The following proteins are co-located in the Bacteroidia bacterium genome:
- a CDS encoding flavodoxin domain-containing protein, producing MKSLVIYDSNFGNTKIIAEVISKGFGENAICISVNEFSPKYLEGVKLIIVGSPIIGWQPTERMMAFLNYFNPNELKEIKAATFDTRVKLFIHGDAAKKIALKLKELGAEMIAEPQPFYVKGKEGPLFDGEVEKATDWVKTLIDKCNN from the coding sequence TTGAAATCATTAGTCATTTACGACTCAAATTTTGGTAATACTAAAATAATTGCAGAAGTTATTTCAAAGGGATTTGGTGAAAATGCAATTTGTATTTCGGTTAATGAATTTTCACCAAAATATTTAGAAGGCGTTAAATTGATTATTGTCGGTAGTCCTATTATTGGATGGCAACCTACCGAGAGAATGATGGCATTTCTTAATTATTTTAACCCTAACGAATTAAAAGAAATAAAAGCTGCAACTTTTGATACCAGAGTGAAATTATTTATCCATGGTGATGCTGCTAAAAAGATTGCATTAAAATTAAAAGAGCTGGGCGCAGAAATGATCGCAGAACCACAACCGTTCTACGTAAAAGGTAAAGAAGGACCATTGTTTGATGGTGAAGTAGAAAAGGCTACAGACTGGGTGAAAACTTTAATTGATAAGTGCAATAATTGA